In one Nitrososphaera viennensis EN76 genomic region, the following are encoded:
- a CDS encoding 3-hydroxyacyl-CoA dehydrogenase family protein: MSVSINKITVLGSGVMGHGIAQVSAMAGYTVTLRDIEQSFLDKAMEKIRWSLNKLVEKQKLSQQDADKIFARITPVVDLKTALKGADLLIEAVPEDMNLKKKVYAEVDSFAEDKTLYASNTSTLPITDMAALTSRPERFIGLHFFNPPQLMPLVEVIPGAKSNAGMVDMAMDYCKKVGKQPVLCKKDVPGFIVNRVFIPLVHEAVYCMERDNASMTQIDSAVKFRMSFPMGIFELADYTGLDVIHKATVEMHMRDTKVIFPHPKVKQLFEEKNLGQKTGKGFYEYKGDKYERVNLTEQEAATYNPIKLLAVAANNAAWLITNGVCDRAELEKALKLGMGLKKELFATVQEFGPQDVVRTLQDLAAKYGQFYQPDPYLVSYRA; encoded by the coding sequence ATGTCCGTCTCAATAAACAAGATAACCGTCCTTGGCTCTGGCGTTATGGGCCACGGCATCGCACAGGTTTCAGCGATGGCCGGCTACACAGTTACGCTCCGCGACATCGAGCAGTCATTCCTTGACAAGGCGATGGAAAAGATCCGATGGTCGCTCAACAAGCTGGTCGAAAAGCAAAAGCTGTCGCAGCAGGACGCAGACAAGATATTTGCACGAATCACGCCTGTCGTTGACCTAAAGACTGCGCTAAAGGGCGCAGACCTGCTCATCGAGGCGGTGCCGGAGGACATGAACCTGAAGAAAAAAGTGTACGCAGAGGTGGACAGCTTTGCAGAGGACAAGACCCTCTATGCTTCCAATACGAGCACGCTCCCGATAACCGACATGGCCGCGCTCACGAGCAGGCCTGAGCGCTTTATCGGCCTGCACTTTTTCAACCCGCCGCAGCTGATGCCGCTAGTCGAGGTCATACCGGGCGCAAAGAGCAACGCCGGCATGGTCGACATGGCGATGGACTATTGCAAAAAGGTGGGCAAGCAGCCGGTCCTGTGCAAAAAGGACGTGCCCGGCTTTATCGTAAACCGGGTCTTTATCCCGCTGGTGCACGAGGCTGTGTACTGCATGGAGCGCGACAACGCCTCCATGACGCAGATAGACTCGGCAGTCAAGTTCCGGATGTCGTTTCCGATGGGCATATTCGAGCTAGCAGATTACACGGGCCTTGACGTGATACACAAGGCAACCGTCGAGATGCACATGCGCGATACCAAAGTCATTTTCCCACACCCCAAAGTCAAGCAGCTGTTTGAGGAAAAGAATCTGGGCCAAAAGACCGGCAAGGGCTTTTACGAGTACAAGGGCGACAAGTACGAGCGCGTCAACCTGACGGAGCAGGAAGCAGCGACGTACAACCCGATAAAACTGCTCGCAGTGGCGGCAAACAACGCCGCGTGGCTGATTACAAACGGCGTCTGCGACAGGGCAGAGCTTGAAAAGGCATTAAAGCTAGGCATGGGCCTGAAGAAGGAGCTGTTTGCGACCGTGCAGGAGTTTGGCCCGCAGGACGTGGTCAGGACGTTGCAGGATCTGGCGGCAAAATACGGGCAGTTCTACCAGCCAGACCCGTATCTTGTCAGCTATCGGGCCTAG
- a CDS encoding 50S ribosomal protein L39e — MAARKNTSRKKRLMKKTRQNQPVPAWVIIRTSRKVRTNPKRRLWRRSDVRVG; from the coding sequence ATGGCTGCGCGTAAGAACACGTCGCGCAAAAAGCGACTGATGAAAAAGACCAGGCAGAACCAGCCGGTTCCGGCATGGGTTATCATCAGGACCAGCAGGAAGGTCAGGACCAACCCCAAGCGCAGGCTTTGGCGCAGGTCCGATGTCAGAGTTGGATAA
- a CDS encoding 50S ribosomal protein L31e, with protein MSTVEENVTRVYTINLGRAWLTPEHKRTDRVVNMIREFAEKHMKSSEVKLDQDLNRQIWSRGKTNPPRKVRVKMVKDEDDVVTVSLYEEPAESAPAPAPAATTTTETPAMTTEAKPAAEETKAEEEKKTQ; from the coding sequence ATGTCAACAGTAGAAGAAAACGTTACCCGCGTTTACACTATCAACCTCGGAAGGGCATGGCTCACACCAGAGCACAAGAGGACCGACCGGGTTGTCAACATGATAAGGGAATTCGCCGAAAAGCACATGAAGTCCAGCGAGGTCAAGCTGGACCAGGATCTCAACAGGCAGATCTGGTCCCGCGGCAAGACCAACCCGCCAAGAAAGGTCAGGGTCAAGATGGTCAAGGACGAGGACGACGTCGTCACGGTCTCCTTGTACGAGGAGCCGGCCGAGTCTGCGCCGGCCCCGGCACCGGCAGCAACGACAACAACGGAAACGCCAGCTATGACAACAGAGGCCAAGCCAGCAGCAGAAGAGACGAAGGCAGAAGAAGAGAAGAAGACGCAATAG
- a CDS encoding FtsZ/tubulin family protein, which translates to MSEDILIKNPLLVVGIGGAGSRLAKKASQAIGCECLLVSNDKRDLEDSNNSIFINSGKWVNPSTYKLRSFASAKQEQIRAKLEGFGTVIVIANLAGRAGAAMAPVVCSTACNASTVISFAIMPFGFEKDRVFSAGVSLRRMREASHSTVVMDNDAFLDNNPELSKEECYSITNSAIVEVASSLASRSVRPDMNILSTSKASDDSQASLRDSVSMLYQDIADTDAIRRTVVYVMGGENLPISQLNQLVGHAQGIFKEEGTTEIAMSSVAASDGGVRVHVVASAPQKTRFDAYDPLGEIFSADSHLDWDEPDSAPDLELAIPIIE; encoded by the coding sequence GTGTCCGAAGATATTTTGATCAAAAATCCACTACTTGTTGTCGGGATCGGCGGCGCCGGAAGCAGGCTGGCAAAAAAGGCCAGCCAGGCAATTGGCTGCGAATGCCTCTTGGTGAGCAATGACAAGCGCGACCTTGAGGACAGCAATAATTCTATTTTCATTAATTCCGGCAAGTGGGTCAACCCTTCGACCTACAAGCTGAGGTCTTTTGCATCTGCAAAGCAAGAGCAGATCCGTGCCAAGCTTGAGGGCTTTGGCACCGTCATCGTAATAGCAAACCTTGCAGGAAGGGCAGGCGCGGCGATGGCGCCTGTAGTCTGCAGCACCGCCTGCAATGCAAGCACCGTCATCTCTTTTGCCATAATGCCTTTTGGGTTTGAGAAGGACCGCGTATTTTCTGCAGGCGTGTCTCTGAGGAGGATGCGAGAGGCGTCTCACTCGACAGTCGTGATGGACAACGACGCGTTCCTCGACAACAACCCCGAGCTCTCAAAGGAAGAATGCTACTCTATCACCAACAGCGCCATCGTCGAGGTGGCATCGTCCCTTGCCTCAAGGAGCGTCAGGCCAGACATGAACATACTGTCGACCAGCAAGGCGTCAGACGACTCGCAGGCGTCCCTCCGGGACTCTGTCTCGATGCTGTACCAGGACATCGCCGATACCGACGCCATCAGGCGCACCGTTGTGTACGTCATGGGGGGTGAAAACCTTCCAATCTCTCAGTTGAACCAGCTGGTGGGCCATGCGCAGGGCATATTCAAGGAGGAGGGGACGACAGAGATCGCAATGTCCTCTGTTGCGGCAAGTGACGGCGGCGTGCGCGTGCATGTGGTTGCATCGGCGCCGCAAAAGACCCGCTTTGACGCGTACGACCCGCTTGGCGAGATCTTTTCAGCAGACAGCCACCTTGACTGGGACGAGCCGGACTCGGCGCCCGATTTGGAGCTTGCAATCCCGATCATCGAATAG
- a CDS encoding tRNA (N(6)-L-threonylcarbamoyladenosine(37)-C(2))-methylthiotransferase, which yields MYVRSLKPKLIESIHLIKRQEEPAKGKVWIEAYGCSASMADSEMITGLLKSAGYEIASSRKEGSLNLIVTCSVKDTTEHKMVHRIKQLSRTGKPLVVAGCLPKADRAMVESLSPMASLMGPHSIDRSADVVGSAFSGSRLVALEDSPVDKVNVPRVRINPVVSIVEIASGCMSECTFCQTKLAKGWLHSYRIGDIARQVRDDVDAGCKEVWLTSTDSGCYGRDMGTNLAELLRACAGIDGDFKIRVGMLNPQYMPDMMGEIADAYAQNERLFRFIHMPVQSGSERILRKMKRGHTARVFSDAVKTLRAKMPDFTVSTDIIVGFPTETEEDFRQTLDLLKETQPDVVNISRYSARPGTESAKLKKVSSQVAKERSERLTKLVRDIAKKRNASWKGWQGEIVIDELGKVAQGRNHAYKSVVLAGKPDDFKLGEKIRVEVYDFSSFSLKARAIL from the coding sequence ATGTACGTCCGGTCGCTCAAGCCCAAGCTCATAGAGTCAATACACCTCATCAAGAGGCAAGAAGAACCTGCAAAGGGCAAGGTGTGGATAGAGGCGTACGGCTGCTCTGCCAGCATGGCAGACTCGGAAATGATAACCGGGCTTTTAAAGAGCGCCGGCTATGAAATTGCGTCAAGCAGGAAGGAAGGCTCGCTCAACCTCATCGTCACGTGCTCTGTAAAGGACACGACAGAGCACAAGATGGTCCACCGCATAAAGCAGCTGAGCAGGACCGGCAAGCCCCTCGTCGTTGCGGGCTGCCTCCCAAAGGCTGACAGGGCGATGGTCGAGTCGCTCAGCCCGATGGCAAGCCTCATGGGGCCGCACTCTATCGACCGGTCCGCGGACGTCGTCGGCTCGGCGTTTTCCGGCAGCCGCCTGGTCGCACTTGAGGATTCTCCAGTTGACAAGGTCAACGTGCCGAGGGTCAGGATAAACCCCGTGGTGAGCATCGTCGAGATTGCAAGCGGGTGCATGAGCGAGTGCACGTTCTGCCAGACAAAGCTTGCCAAGGGGTGGCTCCACAGCTACAGGATCGGAGACATTGCAAGGCAGGTGAGGGACGACGTCGACGCAGGATGCAAGGAGGTGTGGCTCACCTCGACTGACAGCGGCTGCTACGGCCGCGACATGGGGACAAACCTGGCAGAGCTATTGAGGGCGTGCGCCGGGATTGACGGCGACTTCAAGATCCGCGTCGGGATGCTGAACCCGCAGTACATGCCCGACATGATGGGCGAGATTGCCGACGCCTATGCCCAAAATGAGAGGCTGTTCCGGTTCATCCACATGCCAGTGCAGAGCGGGAGCGAAAGGATATTGAGAAAGATGAAGCGCGGCCACACAGCGCGGGTGTTTTCAGACGCGGTAAAAACATTGAGGGCAAAAATGCCCGACTTTACAGTATCGACCGACATCATCGTCGGATTTCCTACCGAGACTGAGGAAGACTTCCGACAGACGCTTGACCTTCTCAAAGAGACGCAGCCTGACGTTGTCAACATCTCCCGGTACAGCGCCCGGCCGGGGACGGAATCTGCCAAGTTAAAGAAGGTGAGTTCGCAGGTCGCAAAAGAAAGGTCAGAGCGGCTTACGAAGCTTGTGCGCGACATTGCGAAAAAGCGAAACGCCTCGTGGAAGGGCTGGCAGGGGGAGATCGTCATCGACGAGCTTGGCAAGGTCGCTCAGGGCAGGAACCATGCCTACAAATCCGTGGTGCTTGCCGGCAAGCCGGACGATTTCAAGCTGGGTGAAAAAATACGCGTCGAGGTTTACGATTTTTCCAGCTTTTCTTTGAAAGCCCGCGCGATCCTGTAA
- a CDS encoding thioredoxin family protein, which produces MARTLSSPQVLKTGASAPDFQLKGVDGKMHSLSEYKGKATLVVFICNHCPFVKARIGDIVALQSKFKPSELQVVGINSNDPSYQDEGFDNMVKFSKEYGLNFPYLIDESQDIARAYGAVCTPDPFLFVDGKLAFHGRINDAMEPEARPTVPVMENNVRTLLSGKKLEKDFDPSIGCSIKWKNNN; this is translated from the coding sequence ATGGCACGAACACTTTCATCCCCGCAGGTCCTGAAAACGGGCGCAAGTGCACCCGATTTCCAATTAAAGGGCGTCGACGGCAAGATGCACTCGCTCTCCGAGTACAAGGGCAAGGCGACGCTTGTTGTTTTCATCTGCAACCACTGCCCCTTTGTCAAGGCAAGGATAGGCGACATCGTCGCGCTCCAGTCCAAATTCAAGCCTTCTGAACTGCAGGTCGTCGGAATAAACAGCAACGACCCAAGCTACCAGGACGAGGGTTTTGACAACATGGTCAAGTTCTCCAAGGAATACGGCCTGAATTTCCCGTACCTGATCGACGAGAGTCAGGACATCGCGCGGGCGTATGGCGCGGTGTGCACGCCAGACCCGTTCCTCTTTGTCGACGGCAAGCTGGCATTCCACGGCAGGATAAACGACGCGATGGAGCCGGAGGCCAGGCCGACCGTGCCGGTAATGGAGAACAACGTGCGTACGCTCCTCTCTGGCAAAAAGCTGGAAAAGGATTTCGACCCGTCTATCGGCTGCTCGATCAAGTGGAAAAATAATAACTAG
- a CDS encoding FAD-binding protein — protein MTEHYDVAVIGGGSAGLAALKKLADLGKQAVLIEAGRQVGTKNVSGGILYSKKPKQGKVHNVEDVYGNFSEAPVERKITQYILHAVSKDKDFAIDLTAAHEYQANFGYSVLLGRLNAWFAKQAAEAAEKAGGGIVSGVHVRSISWNDRHAVIETDELEPFEIKAVIAADGVNSEIAEMTGARPKFSPAQLYQGVKVVAKLPEQILEERFGIGPDEGAAHLFAGDVTLGHIGGGFAYTNRDTLSVGAVYHFDSLMEKPAEPGALVDALLRNPLVSEFVRDEVAVKQEIDRNLPKEEQLRIKFAVSKLIKTWNELRDAYYSPSARKRLVESGKYKSDDEIRSRLESIKGDLQSKYGARFETDYVELEYSAKLVPDGKRCMMKKPYHKNILFVGDAAGRGVFIGPRIEGLNVGIDDAVRAAESVARAIDRGNFTPEYMGEYYSQQVEASPYTRDMHEIDKDYLKIFLDAAKDVPKDIVGQRYGMIFRLMSSSTFRGLAVGLANMLGYDKLLPLVESEETYVQVPIEIAERLGKKVAASYTPTIPSVAERVASLKYDDDRQSHIKVTNPESEFMKKIVTLCPTKCYSLEDGKVVLQHEACVECGTCAKETEWRHPRGEKGIVYQYG, from the coding sequence ATGACTGAGCACTATGACGTCGCGGTCATTGGCGGAGGCTCGGCGGGGCTTGCCGCGCTCAAGAAACTTGCAGACCTTGGCAAGCAGGCCGTCCTCATCGAGGCCGGCAGGCAGGTGGGGACAAAAAACGTCTCTGGAGGCATCCTGTACTCAAAGAAGCCAAAGCAAGGCAAAGTGCACAACGTCGAGGACGTCTATGGCAACTTTTCCGAGGCGCCGGTGGAGCGCAAGATTACCCAATACATCCTGCACGCAGTGTCAAAGGACAAGGACTTTGCAATCGACCTTACTGCCGCGCACGAGTACCAGGCCAACTTTGGCTATTCGGTGCTCCTTGGCAGGCTGAACGCCTGGTTTGCAAAGCAGGCCGCAGAGGCCGCTGAAAAGGCCGGCGGGGGGATAGTGTCAGGCGTCCACGTCCGCTCAATTAGCTGGAACGACAGGCACGCGGTGATAGAGACCGACGAGCTTGAACCTTTTGAGATAAAGGCGGTAATTGCCGCAGACGGCGTCAACTCGGAAATAGCCGAGATGACAGGAGCTAGGCCCAAGTTTTCGCCGGCACAGCTGTACCAGGGCGTCAAGGTGGTTGCAAAACTGCCCGAGCAGATCCTTGAGGAGCGCTTTGGCATAGGCCCGGACGAAGGGGCCGCCCACCTGTTTGCAGGAGACGTCACGCTCGGGCACATCGGGGGCGGCTTTGCCTACACAAACCGCGACACGCTCTCGGTGGGCGCCGTCTACCATTTTGACTCGCTGATGGAAAAACCTGCAGAGCCTGGCGCGCTCGTAGACGCTCTATTGCGGAACCCGCTGGTGTCAGAGTTTGTCAGGGACGAGGTGGCAGTCAAGCAAGAGATTGACCGCAACCTGCCAAAGGAGGAGCAGCTGCGGATAAAATTTGCAGTCAGCAAGCTGATAAAGACGTGGAACGAACTGCGAGACGCCTATTACTCGCCTTCTGCGCGCAAGAGGCTGGTCGAGTCTGGAAAATACAAATCCGACGACGAGATAAGGTCGCGGCTTGAATCGATAAAGGGCGACCTGCAGTCCAAGTACGGGGCAAGATTTGAAACCGACTACGTCGAACTGGAATACTCTGCAAAACTCGTGCCGGACGGCAAGCGCTGCATGATGAAAAAGCCGTACCACAAGAACATCCTGTTCGTGGGCGACGCGGCCGGAAGGGGAGTGTTCATCGGGCCCAGGATAGAAGGGCTCAACGTCGGGATCGACGACGCCGTGAGGGCCGCCGAGTCGGTAGCCCGCGCAATCGACCGCGGCAACTTTACGCCGGAATATATGGGCGAGTACTATTCGCAGCAGGTAGAGGCAAGCCCGTACACGCGGGACATGCACGAAATAGACAAGGATTACCTGAAGATATTCCTTGACGCGGCAAAGGACGTGCCAAAGGACATCGTCGGCCAGCGCTACGGCATGATATTCCGGCTGATGTCCTCAAGCACGTTTAGGGGCCTTGCGGTGGGCCTTGCCAACATGCTCGGCTACGACAAACTATTGCCGCTGGTCGAGTCGGAGGAGACGTACGTGCAGGTGCCGATAGAAATCGCAGAAAGGCTGGGCAAGAAAGTTGCCGCATCGTACACGCCCACGATACCGAGCGTTGCAGAACGGGTCGCCAGCCTGAAATATGACGACGACAGGCAATCGCACATCAAAGTCACAAACCCCGAGTCAGAGTTCATGAAAAAAATCGTCACACTCTGCCCCACGAAATGCTACAGCCTCGAAGACGGCAAGGTGGTGCTGCAGCACGAGGCCTGCGTAGAGTGCGGGACGTGCGCCAAAGAAACCGAGTGGCGCCATCCAAGGGGAGAAAAAGGGATCGTCTACCAGTACGGCTAG
- a CDS encoding electron transfer flavoprotein subunit alpha/FixB family protein: MKYEHLYVTIEHEEGKLVPVSLEMLGEARRLMDGYNKKYSADEKVVAIVLGSGVRAVCDELIYHGADVVIYADSPELKYSRNLVDTKVISQIALDKSLVAKFADSSNFVRPRYMFFAADSVGRQLSSTVMAQLDSGLASDINKLVIGDLEIRHEHKTKGQQMVYERTLEMYRPDFSGFLWTTILCLDNRNPAIARDYHPQACSIIPGVFEPIERDTSRKGVIVDYSPAFDPDDLKVKVLSRKQVKSAVDYDSKKAVVSFGRGIKDAPEQNIKLVAELAKEIDAEVGVSLPISKKPYPVSEGISSAYMIPDRVIGTSGRKIMPLLYIAAGISGAMQHIAGMKESCFVIAINPDAESPIKDECDMFIKGRMEDVIPALIEELRAIRPALEARR, from the coding sequence ATGAAGTACGAGCACCTGTACGTGACAATCGAGCACGAAGAGGGCAAGCTGGTGCCTGTCAGCCTCGAGATGCTCGGCGAGGCAAGGCGCCTCATGGACGGCTACAACAAGAAATACTCGGCCGACGAAAAGGTGGTCGCTATAGTCCTTGGAAGCGGCGTGCGCGCGGTATGCGACGAGCTCATTTACCACGGCGCGGACGTCGTGATATACGCGGACAGCCCCGAGCTGAAATACTCGCGCAACCTTGTAGACACCAAGGTCATCTCACAGATAGCGCTTGACAAGTCGCTTGTCGCAAAATTTGCAGATTCTTCTAATTTTGTCCGGCCCCGGTACATGTTCTTTGCGGCAGACAGCGTGGGCAGGCAGCTGTCCTCGACTGTTATGGCGCAGCTTGACTCGGGCCTTGCGTCTGACATCAACAAGCTTGTAATCGGCGACCTTGAGATAAGGCACGAGCACAAGACCAAGGGCCAGCAGATGGTCTACGAAAGGACGCTTGAAATGTACAGGCCTGACTTTTCCGGCTTTCTCTGGACTACTATCCTGTGCCTTGACAACCGCAACCCTGCGATCGCAAGGGACTACCACCCGCAGGCCTGCAGCATAATCCCGGGAGTGTTTGAGCCCATAGAGCGCGACACTTCGAGGAAAGGCGTCATAGTTGACTACTCGCCGGCGTTTGACCCCGACGACCTGAAGGTAAAGGTGCTGAGCAGAAAGCAGGTCAAGAGCGCTGTCGACTATGACAGCAAAAAAGCGGTGGTCAGCTTTGGCCGGGGGATAAAGGACGCGCCGGAGCAAAACATCAAGCTCGTCGCCGAACTTGCAAAAGAGATCGACGCCGAGGTCGGGGTGTCGCTTCCAATATCAAAAAAGCCATATCCCGTGAGCGAGGGCATCAGCTCGGCCTACATGATACCTGACAGGGTGATAGGCACGAGCGGCAGGAAGATAATGCCGCTTCTCTACATTGCCGCCGGCATCAGCGGCGCCATGCAGCACATCGCCGGCATGAAAGAGTCCTGCTTTGTGATTGCGATAAACCCGGACGCCGAGTCGCCGATAAAGGATGAGTGCGACATGTTCATCAAGGGAAGGATGGAGGACGTTATACCCGCGCTCATCGAGGAGCTGCGCGCCATCAGGCCCGCGCTGGAGGCGAGGAGATAA
- a CDS encoding electron transfer flavoprotein subunit beta/FixA family protein — translation MPNLNVAVIVKLEPDFSEGNVSYNADGTLNRAETKSILGPHSAIACQAAFYARVKFGAKVSVGTMGPPNADAALAQAQLICDAEELHLYSDRLFAGADTLATAETLQAGIAKMDGKMDIVFSGHRASDGETGQTGPQTAWKLGFTFLGHVVGYDIDMERRVVRARRLISLQGVYDVIEEVEAPLPVFIAIDPSYKPSFDTVSQRLALEKYQKEAKERSADYKRYLKTFNAQQLGVDPKMVGLPGSPTIVYKVEKIPKAKASRKAEVIDGADREQLRRVAAKIHEVLGGMVIK, via the coding sequence ATGCCAAACCTTAACGTTGCCGTTATTGTGAAACTAGAGCCTGATTTCTCCGAAGGGAATGTAAGTTACAACGCCGACGGCACGCTCAACAGGGCAGAGACCAAGAGCATTCTCGGGCCCCACAGCGCCATCGCCTGCCAGGCCGCGTTTTACGCCCGGGTAAAGTTTGGCGCCAAGGTGTCAGTGGGCACGATGGGCCCGCCAAACGCGGACGCCGCCCTTGCGCAGGCGCAGCTGATATGCGACGCGGAGGAGCTGCACCTGTACAGCGACAGGCTGTTTGCCGGCGCCGACACGCTTGCCACCGCCGAGACCCTGCAGGCCGGTATCGCCAAGATGGACGGCAAGATGGACATTGTCTTTTCCGGCCACCGCGCGTCCGACGGCGAGACCGGCCAGACGGGGCCGCAGACTGCATGGAAGCTTGGGTTCACGTTCCTTGGCCACGTCGTAGGCTATGACATCGACATGGAAAGGCGGGTGGTGAGGGCAAGGCGCCTCATATCGCTCCAGGGAGTTTACGACGTGATAGAGGAAGTGGAGGCCCCGCTTCCGGTGTTTATCGCAATCGACCCGTCGTACAAGCCGTCGTTTGACACCGTCTCGCAGAGGCTTGCCCTTGAAAAATACCAAAAGGAGGCAAAGGAAAGATCGGCCGACTACAAGCGCTACCTAAAGACGTTCAACGCGCAGCAGCTGGGAGTCGACCCCAAGATGGTTGGCCTACCCGGCTCGCCCACCATAGTGTACAAGGTAGAAAAGATACCCAAGGCCAAGGCAAGCAGAAAGGCCGAGGTGATAGACGGCGCAGACCGCGAGCAGTTGCGCAGGGTCGCTGCCAAGATCCACGAAGTGCTTGGAGGCATGGTAATAAAATGA
- a CDS encoding HD domain-containing protein, translating to MAQTTTKASRSEFLSFLENEGRFRPDSLIEGAIEVAEEVHAGLVREDGKSLFLETHTWPVAMDVVAHYRANNRNITGVEIASAILHDVMEDDERILNLYESKAYGFEAYLAYRFGTKVQEIASDLKIKPLELFPGETEDERKAARFWDYCSLLAKADYDVKVIKLADRLNNMAFIYSLPGHEKQKRYMREAEDFYLAYAMMEPSMPQFYARLRRAYEALRSRQKQLATTV from the coding sequence ATGGCCCAGACGACCACCAAGGCAAGCAGGAGCGAGTTCCTCTCGTTCCTTGAAAACGAAGGCAGGTTTCGCCCCGACAGCCTGATAGAGGGCGCGATAGAGGTCGCCGAGGAGGTGCACGCCGGGCTTGTCAGGGAGGACGGCAAGTCGCTCTTTCTTGAAACCCACACGTGGCCGGTCGCAATGGACGTGGTGGCTCATTACCGTGCAAACAACAGGAACATAACCGGGGTAGAAATCGCGTCGGCGATACTGCACGACGTGATGGAAGACGACGAGCGCATACTCAACCTGTACGAGTCCAAGGCGTACGGGTTTGAGGCGTACCTTGCGTACAGGTTTGGTACAAAGGTGCAAGAGATAGCAAGCGACCTGAAGATAAAGCCCCTTGAATTGTTTCCCGGCGAGACCGAAGACGAGCGCAAGGCCGCGCGCTTTTGGGATTACTGCAGCCTCCTTGCAAAGGCGGACTATGACGTCAAGGTGATAAAACTTGCTGACCGGCTCAACAACATGGCCTTCATATACAGCCTGCCGGGGCACGAAAAGCAAAAGCGCTACATGCGCGAGGCAGAGGACTTTTACCTTGCCTATGCAATGATGGAGCCCAGCATGCCCCAGTTTTATGCAAGGCTTCGCAGGGCGTACGAAGCGCTGCGGTCCCGACAAAAACAGCTGGCTACCACCGTGTAA
- a CDS encoding phosphomannose isomerase type II C-terminal cupin domain, whose amino-acid sequence MKTSREQRPWGWFEQFNKNDPCTVKLIHVKAGSRLSLQYHEKRREFWKVVKGPAIVQINGKTFTGKAGDEFEIPTRARHRLAAKGSDALILEISYGHFDEDDIVRIEDDFGRTKDVLYA is encoded by the coding sequence ATGAAGACAAGCAGAGAGCAAAGACCGTGGGGATGGTTTGAGCAGTTCAACAAAAACGACCCGTGCACCGTAAAACTCATCCACGTCAAGGCAGGAAGCAGGCTTTCCCTGCAATACCACGAAAAGCGCAGAGAGTTCTGGAAGGTGGTAAAGGGACCCGCTATTGTTCAGATAAACGGCAAGACGTTTACAGGCAAGGCCGGCGACGAGTTTGAGATACCAACCCGCGCAAGGCACCGGCTTGCCGCAAAGGGTTCAGACGCCCTGATCCTGGAGATATCGTACGGCCATTTTGACGAAGACGACATTGTCAGGATAGAGGACGACTTTGGGAGGACGAAGGACGTCCTTTACGCCTAG
- a CDS encoding ArsR/SmtB family transcription factor produces MKAVYVVRDPEVARVLVDPMRRAILSFLREKPMTQAQLADELGLSDASLNYHMKILKENGLVVLTKKVAEEHGIIQKFFSPVACLFVYDIDALPKDIARYFYPQSLERARSVISMHDLGIEAHDSHSVNAISDNLSRLLVSTAKAYEKKQVPYGSDALIHEIYGKAISALGKSPISMHQKRK; encoded by the coding sequence ATGAAAGCGGTATACGTAGTCAGAGATCCGGAAGTTGCAAGGGTGCTTGTAGACCCGATGCGCAGGGCAATCCTGAGCTTTTTGCGCGAAAAGCCGATGACCCAGGCGCAGCTTGCCGACGAGCTCGGGCTATCTGACGCGTCGCTCAACTACCACATGAAGATACTAAAAGAAAACGGCCTGGTCGTGCTGACCAAAAAGGTCGCCGAGGAACACGGCATAATCCAGAAATTCTTTTCGCCGGTGGCCTGCCTTTTCGTGTATGACATTGACGCGCTTCCAAAGGACATCGCGCGTTACTTTTATCCCCAGAGCCTAGAGCGCGCAAGGTCTGTCATCTCTATGCACGACCTTGGCATAGAGGCCCATGACTCGCATTCCGTCAACGCAATCTCTGACAACCTGTCGCGCCTTTTGGTGAGCACCGCCAAGGCGTACGAGAAAAAGCAAGTCCCGTACGGCAGCGACGCGCTTATTCACGAGATTTACGGCAAGGCCATATCGGCCCTAGGCAAGAGCCCAATCAGCATGCACCAAAAGCGCAAGTAG